A single genomic interval of Leptotrichia trevisanii DSM 22070 harbors:
- a CDS encoding ClC family H(+)/Cl(-) exchange transporter: MAKDVLHELRDINSLKSRRNNVILIFLCFLVGIFSGIIVGTYTLLLKKMSIFRGFFTTNLEFSKIVIGITVFILMGMAVQFMLSKYPLISGSGIPQVSGLLTKKVKFKWFGELITKFVGGILAIGAGMSMGREGPSVHLGALVGSGVKEVTKRSEVEEKYLVTCGASAGISSTFNAPLAGVIFSLEELHKFFSPLLLICTLVASGTSNFVSRMILGSQTSFQYNFILPKDIPYYIFALITVIFCIIITITGKAFSYFLLLIQRRYRKIKLNKYVKMAIFMILAYVIAVFFSDITGGGHELIEEMFGKNVLLRTLIIILVLKFFYTMLCYATGAPGGIFLPMLVIGALTGKVYGEILNHYFSIPNDIIVHFMLLGMAAYFTAVVRAPITGITLILEMTGNFSYLYMLIIVCTITYIFTELLKMEPIYERLYFNMFHKQILAEDKENSENEKRAKRLEILEKWWKNKKIDIGVKSNRKNLEDKIVTLLIPVGANSEFDNKTVKELHLPEKLLIVSVRKAGKDSIARGDTLIQSGSQLVIITDYTTAQKYAGELKEKGMKIVE, translated from the coding sequence TTGGCAAAAGATGTTTTACATGAATTAAGAGATATAAATTCGTTAAAATCACGACGGAATAATGTGATATTGATATTTTTATGTTTTCTTGTAGGAATTTTTTCAGGAATAATTGTTGGAACTTATACATTGTTATTAAAAAAAATGTCAATATTTAGGGGATTTTTTACAACAAATCTTGAATTTTCAAAAATAGTTATCGGGATAACCGTTTTCATTCTGATGGGAATGGCAGTACAGTTTATGCTGTCAAAATATCCGTTAATCAGCGGGAGCGGAATTCCCCAGGTTAGCGGGCTGCTTACTAAAAAAGTGAAATTCAAATGGTTTGGGGAACTGATTACAAAATTTGTGGGAGGAATTTTGGCAATTGGAGCTGGAATGTCTATGGGGCGTGAAGGGCCTTCGGTGCATTTGGGAGCTTTGGTTGGTTCTGGAGTCAAGGAAGTTACAAAGCGTTCAGAAGTGGAAGAAAAATATTTGGTGACGTGTGGGGCAAGTGCCGGGATTTCATCAACATTTAACGCACCGCTTGCAGGAGTGATTTTTTCGCTTGAAGAACTTCACAAATTTTTCTCGCCGTTATTATTAATCTGTACTCTTGTGGCAAGTGGAACTTCAAATTTTGTTTCCAGAATGATTTTAGGCTCACAAACTTCCTTTCAATACAATTTTATACTTCCAAAAGACATACCATATTATATATTTGCACTTATAACAGTTATTTTCTGCATTATAATCACAATTACTGGAAAGGCGTTCAGCTATTTTTTATTGCTTATTCAAAGACGTTACAGAAAAATAAAATTGAATAAATATGTGAAAATGGCGATATTTATGATACTGGCTTATGTTATAGCGGTATTTTTTAGCGATATAACAGGTGGAGGGCATGAGCTTATTGAGGAAATGTTTGGTAAGAATGTGCTTCTTAGAACACTTATTATAATTTTAGTTCTAAAATTCTTTTATACAATGCTTTGCTATGCAACAGGGGCACCAGGTGGAATTTTCTTGCCAATGCTTGTAATAGGGGCTTTGACAGGAAAAGTGTATGGAGAGATATTAAACCATTATTTTTCAATTCCGAATGATATAATTGTACATTTTATGCTATTGGGAATGGCGGCTTATTTTACAGCTGTTGTAAGGGCACCAATTACAGGAATTACATTGATTTTGGAAATGACTGGAAACTTTTCATATTTGTATATGTTAATAATTGTCTGTACAATAACTTATATTTTTACAGAATTACTGAAAATGGAGCCAATTTACGAACGGCTTTATTTCAATATGTTTCACAAACAGATTTTGGCAGAAGATAAAGAAAACAGTGAAAATGAAAAACGTGCCAAAAGGCTGGAAATACTTGAGAAATGGTGGAAAAATAAAAAAATTGATATTGGCGTGAAATCAAACAGGAAAAATTTGGAAGACAAGATAGTTACTCTTTTAATTCCAGTGGGCGCAAATTCAGAATTTGACAATAAGACAGTGAAAGAATTGCATTTGCCAGAGAAACTGCTGATTGTGAGTGTACGTAAAGCTGGAAAGGACAGCATTGCACGTGGAGATACATTGATTCAGAGCGGGAGCCAGCTTGTAATTATTACTGATTATACGACGGCACAGAAATACGCAGGGGAATTGAAGGAAAAAGGGATGAAGATAGTGGAATAA
- a CDS encoding FAD:protein FMN transferase, whose translation MMYKVQVRFLFHSDIKIKIPEIYDDSVFDRLFGILEDVNEKYNSYTKNSYIDKINKNNGHFVKVNDETINILSKIIHLSNVIGGEYDITIMPLIRLWGFYKQNPILPSLEEIKKVRKLVDYKKIIIDKKKKRVKIEKNQEIITGSFIKAYAIEKMAQEMRKIRIKDAIVNAGGSSIIVIDEWGIIAENPEEEREIIRNEKGIPVKISQNKYTGDDEYNDLFEIKIKDRSYSTSNQKNTYLLINNEKYGHIISPKTGFPAQNKQVGVITESAFFGDIISTGLYNQTPHKFYEIMEKLSEEMEISGFLIDKDGEIFYFNMEKYF comes from the coding sequence ATGATGTATAAAGTTCAAGTGCGTTTTTTATTTCATTCGGATATAAAAATAAAAATACCTGAAATTTATGATGATTCTGTTTTTGACAGATTATTTGGAATTTTGGAAGATGTGAATGAAAAGTATAATTCTTATACCAAAAATTCGTACATTGATAAAATAAATAAAAATAATGGGCATTTTGTAAAAGTAAACGATGAAACTATAAATATTTTGAGTAAAATTATTCATTTGTCAAATGTTATTGGTGGAGAGTATGACATTACAATAATGCCTCTCATAAGGCTCTGGGGATTTTATAAGCAAAATCCCATTTTGCCGTCTTTAGAAGAAATAAAAAAAGTTAGAAAGCTTGTGGATTATAAAAAAATAATTATTGATAAAAAGAAAAAGCGGGTGAAAATTGAAAAAAATCAGGAAATTATAACAGGTTCATTTATAAAGGCATACGCAATAGAAAAAATGGCTCAGGAAATGAGAAAAATCAGGATAAAGGATGCGATTGTGAATGCTGGAGGGAGCAGTATCATTGTCATTGACGAATGGGGGATTATCGCTGAAAATCCTGAGGAGGAAAGGGAAATAATACGAAACGAAAAAGGCATACCAGTTAAAATATCGCAGAATAAATATACTGGCGATGATGAATACAATGATTTATTTGAAATAAAAATAAAAGATAGAAGTTATTCAACTTCTAATCAGAAAAATACTTATCTTTTGATAAACAATGAAAAATATGGACATATCATAAGCCCGAAAACAGGCTTTCCAGCACAAAATAAGCAAGTTGGAGTAATTACAGAAAGTGCCTTTTTTGGTGATATTATTTCGACAGGGCTATATAACCAGACTCCCCATAAATTTTATGAAATTATGGAGAAATTATCTGAGGAAATGGAAATTTCTGGATTTTTGATTGATAAGGATGGGGAGATTTTTTATTTTAATATGGAGAAATATTTTTAA